One part of the Oryzias melastigma strain HK-1 linkage group LG21, ASM292280v2, whole genome shotgun sequence genome encodes these proteins:
- the LOC112155212 gene encoding interleukin-1 receptor-like 2 — protein sequence MTAAAGRLCLLAALLPLAVPLEHDHREETDTYHVSVGHLFLLSCSFADSGATWERGGSSNTSLPAGVEVRDGLLWFLPVEESHEGEYTCKRSNRPQSTKRKFRLSLSRGECPDPSEVLSLPMGSSGGLPCKQTEIFRLNTTRNVRWMKDCHQVQPEEDQIIVSEDGFMRFSPASLKDSGKYTCLIDISLNGKKYTAARSIQLTVKNEPPDFFQELHILKPQEAVILVQNENTLYHIMSRLITFFAKNNINPIFVLNSHQRTGMSAELQCVAIVGLSEDPEILMFWTVNTTLTEDYEELSESWKFIINRGVVYGHSTLSISKVLPEFLNVPIQCHIGSPVEERTGRAWLVEADHSALYGYVAIFITASLVILLLPAVFFFKVDLVLGYRTLTAHFYKKVISDGKLYDAYVSFLQPKSPSVAEEAEFALQILPEELERQQGYSLYIRGRDDCPGEAIHDAITATLRQSRRLIIILSSEGTSHDLSCQCENQKQLLYEQTLGLHDALMMNDPKVILVEMDGPVDYRLLPESLQYIKRQQGALKWRKVFMRKNSLSSWLSNRHFWKNLRYHMPSVPARRHRTVV from the exons atgacagcagcagcaggacggcTCTGCTTactggctgctctgctgcctctgGCTGTCCCCCTGGAACATG ACCACAGAGAGGAGACAGACACCTACCATGTGAGCGTTGGCCACTTGTTTCTGCTCAGCTGCTCCTTCGCTGACTCTGGAGCCACGTGGGAGAGAGGAGGCAGCAGCAACACCAGCCTCCCTGCAGGAGTGGAGGTCAGAGACGGACTGCTGTGGTTCCTCCCCGTGGAGGAGTCTCATGAAGGAGAATACACCTGCAAACGGAG TAATCGACCGCAATCAACGAAGAGGAAATTCAGGTTGTCGCTGTCCCGTGGAGAATGTCCTGATCCAAGTGAGGTCCTCTCCCTCCCGATGGGAAGCAGTGGAGGTCTTCCCTGCAAACAGACAGAGATCTTCAGACTGAACACAACAAGGAACGTTCGGTGGATGAAG GACTGCCATCAGGTGCAACCAGAAGAAGATCAAATCATTGTGAGTGAAGATGGCTTCATGAGGTTTAGCCCTGCCTCACTGAAGGATTCTGGGAAATACACCTGTCTGATAGACATCAGCCTGAACGGCAAGAAGTACACAGCGGCACGCAGTATTCAGCTCACAGTAAAAAACG AGCCTCCAGATTTTTTCCAAGAActtcacattttaaaacctCAAGAGGCTGTGATCCTAGTTCAA aatGAAAACACTTTGTATCATATCATGTCTCGTCTTAtcacattttttgccaaaaacaatATTAACCCAATCTTTGTCCTCAACTCCCATCAACGCACAGGGATGAGTGCAGAGCTTCAATGTGTAGCCATCGTGGGCCTCAGTGAGGACCCAGAGATCCTCATGTTCTGGACCGTGAACACCACTCTGACCGAGGACTACGAGGAGCTCAGTGAATCCTGGAAGTT TATAATCAACAGAGGTGTGGTTTACGGTCACTCCACCTTATCCATCTCCAAAGTTCTCCCTGAGTTCCTCAACGTTCCCATTCAATGTCATATCGGAAGCCCAGTGGAGGAGAGGACGGGCCGCGCTTGGCTTGTAGAAG CTGATCACAGCGCTCTCTACGGATACGTAGCCATCTTCATCACTGCGTCTCTCGTTATTCTGCTGCTGCCGgctgtgtttttcttcaaagttgACCTGGTTTTAGGATACAGAACGCTGACGgcacacttttacaaaaaag tTATTTCAGATGGGAAACTTTATGACGCCTATGTGAGCTTCCTCCAACCCAAATCTCCAAGTGTGGCGGAGGAGGCGGAGTTTGCTCTGCAGATCCTGCCGGAGGAGCTGGAGCGGCAGCAGGGTTACTCGCTGTACATCAGAGGACGAGACGACTGCCCTGGTGAAG CGATACACGACGCCATCACGGCCACTCTCCGTCAGTCACGAAGACTGATAATCATCCTGTCATCAGAGGGAACATCACACGACCTGTCCTGCCAGTGTGAGAACCAAAAACAGCTGCTGTACGAGCAGACACTTGGTCTTCATGATGCTTTGATGATGAATGACCCCAAAGTCATTCTGGTGGAAATGG ATGGTCCGGTGGATTACAGGTTACTGCCAGAGTCTCTGCAATACATCAAAAGACAACAAGGAGCTTTAAAGTGGAGAAAAGTCTTCATGAGGAAGAACTCGCTCAGCAGCTGGCTCTCAAACAGACACTTCTGGAAGAACCTGAGGTATCACATGCCCTCAGTCCCTGCAAGGAGACACCGGACTGTAGTCTGA